One window from the genome of Bacillus kexueae encodes:
- a CDS encoding YhcN/YlaJ family sporulation lipoprotein, with the protein MRLLLIAAILSITSLQACSANENTRGDVPKEYEDRVIKVKDSVTEKVDRKTGQQIAQHLVELARRNKEVQNATAVVLGQYAVVGIDVNEKLERSKVESVKYSVAETLKKDPYGANAVVVADPDTNQRVRNIAKSIEDGRPIGGLLDELASIVGRLMPDIPSDIIDNQEKQPTNQNNDQLNEEQQNELENNQQKQSNNEMKN; encoded by the coding sequence ATGCGCTTACTATTAATTGCAGCTATTCTTAGCATCACCTCCCTTCAAGCTTGTTCAGCTAATGAAAACACTCGTGGGGATGTACCTAAAGAATACGAAGATCGTGTTATTAAGGTAAAAGATTCCGTAACGGAAAAAGTAGATCGAAAAACAGGACAACAAATTGCCCAGCATTTAGTCGAGTTAGCTAGACGAAATAAAGAAGTACAAAATGCTACCGCAGTAGTCCTTGGGCAATATGCTGTAGTTGGAATTGACGTCAATGAAAAATTAGAACGTTCGAAAGTTGAATCTGTCAAATACTCCGTTGCTGAAACTTTAAAGAAAGATCCATATGGAGCTAATGCCGTTGTCGTTGCAGATCCAGATACGAATCAGCGAGTTCGAAACATTGCGAAAAGCATTGAGGACGGGCGACCAATCGGTGGACTGTTAGATGAATTAGCTTCTATTGTTGGACGACTCATGCCTGATATACCGAGTGATATCATTGACAATCAAGAAAAACAACCAACTAACCAAAATAACGACCAGCTAAATGAAGAACAGCAAAATGAACTGGAAAATAATCAACAAAAGCAATCAAATAATGAAATGAAAAACTGA
- the typA gene encoding translational GTPase TypA, translating to MERRTDLRNIAIIAHVDHGKTTLVDQLLHQSGTFRENEQVADRAMDSNDLERERGITILAKNTAIQYKDTRINILDTPGHADFGGEVERIMKMVDGVLLVVDAYEGCMPQTRFVLKKALEQNLTPIVVVNKIDRDFARPEEVVDEVLELFIELDANDDQLEFPVVYASAINGTASLDPDPTKQEENMQCLFDSIVEHIPSPINNSDEPLQFQVALLDYNDYVGRIGIGRVFRGTMKVGQQVSLMKLDGTVKNFRVTKLFGFQGLKRIEIEEAKAGDLVAVSGMEDINVGETVCPVDHQEALPVLRIDEPTLQMTFLVNNSPFAGREGKYVTSRKIEERLQQQLQTDVSLRVEQTESPDAWIVSGRGELHLSILIENMRREGYELQVSKPEVIVKEIDGVRCEPVERVQVDVPEEYTGAVMESLGARKGEMVDMINNGNGQVRLIFMVPSRGLIGYSTEFLSLTRGYGIINHSFDSYQPMQKGQVGGRRQGVLISMENGKASSYGIQGVEDRGTIFIEPGTDVYAGMIVGEHTRENDLVVNVCKVKQQTNIRSATKEQTVGMKKPRIMSLEEALEYLNDDEYCEVTPESIRLRKKILDKNEREKVAKKKKLAEKA from the coding sequence GTGGAACGTAGAACTGATTTACGAAATATTGCCATTATCGCCCACGTCGATCACGGAAAGACGACACTCGTGGACCAATTATTGCATCAATCGGGCACATTCCGTGAAAATGAACAAGTAGCAGATCGGGCAATGGACTCGAATGATTTAGAAAGAGAACGTGGAATTACAATATTAGCGAAAAATACTGCGATTCAATATAAAGATACGAGAATTAACATTTTAGATACACCTGGTCATGCGGACTTCGGTGGTGAAGTCGAGCGAATTATGAAAATGGTAGACGGCGTTCTGTTAGTAGTGGATGCTTACGAAGGTTGTATGCCGCAAACTCGATTCGTATTAAAAAAAGCGCTTGAGCAAAATTTAACACCAATTGTTGTCGTGAATAAAATTGACCGTGATTTTGCTCGCCCTGAAGAAGTCGTTGATGAGGTTCTTGAACTGTTTATCGAGCTTGACGCTAACGACGATCAACTTGAATTCCCAGTCGTATACGCATCGGCCATTAATGGTACTGCAAGCCTAGACCCAGATCCGACAAAACAAGAAGAGAATATGCAATGCTTATTTGATTCTATTGTTGAACACATTCCTTCCCCAATCAATAATTCTGATGAACCGTTACAATTCCAAGTAGCGTTATTAGATTACAACGATTATGTTGGACGTATTGGGATTGGTCGTGTCTTTAGAGGTACGATGAAAGTTGGTCAGCAAGTGTCATTAATGAAACTTGACGGTACGGTGAAAAATTTCCGTGTAACGAAGCTGTTCGGTTTCCAAGGGTTAAAACGCATTGAAATTGAAGAAGCGAAAGCAGGGGACTTAGTAGCCGTATCTGGAATGGAAGACATTAATGTAGGTGAAACAGTTTGTCCTGTCGATCATCAAGAAGCACTACCAGTTTTACGTATTGATGAGCCGACATTACAAATGACATTCTTAGTAAATAACAGTCCTTTCGCGGGACGTGAAGGAAAATATGTAACTTCACGAAAAATTGAAGAGCGCCTTCAACAACAATTGCAGACAGACGTGAGCTTACGTGTTGAACAAACGGAATCTCCAGACGCATGGATTGTATCTGGGCGCGGCGAATTACACCTATCCATCTTAATTGAAAATATGCGTCGTGAAGGTTATGAGCTTCAAGTATCAAAGCCAGAGGTTATTGTCAAAGAGATTGATGGTGTGCGTTGTGAGCCTGTTGAGCGCGTGCAAGTAGATGTGCCAGAAGAATATACAGGGGCTGTAATGGAATCATTAGGAGCGCGAAAAGGCGAAATGGTTGACATGATCAATAACGGGAATGGTCAAGTGCGCCTCATTTTCATGGTTCCATCACGAGGTTTAATTGGGTATTCGACTGAGTTCTTGTCTTTAACAAGAGGTTACGGCATTATCAACCATTCCTTTGATAGCTATCAACCGATGCAAAAAGGGCAAGTAGGTGGCCGTCGTCAAGGAGTCCTAATTTCAATGGAAAATGGAAAAGCATCTTCCTACGGAATTCAAGGAGTGGAAGACCGCGGAACGATTTTTATTGAGCCAGGTACAGACGTCTATGCGGGAATGATTGTCGGTGAACATACTCGAGAAAACGACTTAGTCGTCAATGTGTGTAAAGTGAAGCAACAAACGAACATTCGCTCTGCAACGAAAGAACAAACAGTTGGCATGAAAAAGCCTCGCATTATGTCATTAGAAGAAGCACTAGAATATTTGAATGACGATGAGTATTGTGAAGTTACACCTGAATCCATTCGACTTCGCAAGAAAATCTTAGACAAAAATGAGCGTGAAAAAGTAGCGAAAAAGAAAAAACTAGCAGAAAAAGCGTAA
- a CDS encoding peptidyl-prolyl cis-trans isomerase — protein MKGIIPIIGNVKFSITLDPGVWIFDDRKIDLDTYFETEEAHTDLMEEYIEKTAKHWEREIREGAVYPPTLKTERKYEKEKVLNGTFGIHLEPFIQNAQPLDGANKIKFHTLDDTIELSLENVSNVVLAFSKKGRPLVDDGPVHLYFADGSNRQNPVKNIQKIEIS, from the coding sequence ATGAAGGGGATTATTCCAATTATCGGTAACGTAAAATTTTCGATTACACTTGATCCTGGCGTTTGGATTTTTGATGATCGGAAAATCGATTTAGATACGTATTTTGAAACAGAAGAAGCACATACGGATTTAATGGAAGAGTACATTGAAAAAACAGCGAAGCATTGGGAACGTGAAATTCGAGAGGGTGCAGTATATCCCCCTACTCTTAAGACAGAACGGAAGTACGAAAAGGAAAAAGTGTTAAACGGAACGTTTGGCATTCATTTAGAACCATTCATCCAAAATGCTCAACCACTCGATGGAGCAAATAAAATAAAGTTTCATACACTAGACGATACGATTGAACTTTCATTAGAAAATGTTTCGAATGTCGTTTTAGCTTTCAGTAAAAAAGGAAGACCATTAGTGGATGACGGTCCGGTTCATCTTTATTTTGCCGATGGCTCAAACCGCCAGAATCCGGTGAAAAACATCCAAAAAATCGAGATTTCGTAA
- a CDS encoding inositol monophosphatase family protein, with amino-acid sequence MNNWKEIDQHAKEWVYEAGKMIRSSFEKTLSIHTKSNPNDLVTDIDQAVEAYLCEKIRTHFPDHKILGEEGAGHELTTLDGIVWIIDPIDGTMNFVHQQRNFCISVGIYEDGKGIIGLIYDVVHDELYHAVKGQGAYMNETPLPKLSRDTILEESILAINATWVIENKRIDPTILAPVVKKARGTRSFGSAALEFAYVATGRLDGYITMRLSPWDIAAGVVIVEEVGGIATTLEGNEIDFLKKSSIFVANPNVHQQVMEKYLKDHFTK; translated from the coding sequence ATGAATAATTGGAAAGAAATTGACCAACATGCAAAGGAATGGGTTTATGAAGCGGGAAAGATGATACGTAGTTCCTTTGAAAAAACATTATCGATACATACGAAATCGAATCCAAATGATTTGGTCACAGATATCGATCAAGCAGTAGAAGCTTACTTGTGTGAAAAAATTCGCACGCACTTTCCTGATCATAAAATTTTAGGTGAAGAGGGAGCAGGGCATGAACTAACGACATTAGATGGAATTGTGTGGATTATTGACCCAATCGATGGAACAATGAATTTCGTTCATCAGCAACGAAATTTTTGTATATCCGTCGGGATTTACGAAGACGGAAAAGGGATTATTGGGCTAATATATGATGTTGTCCATGACGAACTTTATCATGCTGTAAAAGGCCAAGGTGCATACATGAATGAGACGCCATTACCGAAGTTATCACGTGATACAATACTAGAAGAATCCATTTTAGCGATTAATGCGACATGGGTAATTGAAAATAAACGAATCGACCCTACCATATTAGCTCCCGTTGTTAAAAAAGCTCGTGGAACGCGTTCATTCGGTTCAGCTGCCTTAGAGTTTGCGTATGTGGCAACGGGAAGACTGGATGGCTATATTACCATGAGATTATCTCCTTGGGATATTGCTGCGGGAGTCGTCATTGTAGAAGAAGTAGGGGGAATTGCTACGACACTTGAAGGTAACGAAATTGATTTTTTGAAAAAATCGAGTATTTTTGTAGCTAATCCAAACGTGCACCAACAAGTGATGGAGAAGTACTTGAAAGATCACTTTACGAAATGA
- a CDS encoding FtsW/RodA/SpoVE family cell cycle protein, protein MFKKIMKSYDYTLILAIFLLCIFGLIMVYSSSMITAVARYDLPSDFFFKKQLNALIIGTVAFLLTMFIPYRIYLDGKFLRLLFFGSILLLSLLFIFGHVAGGAQSWFQLFGRAIQPGEFVKLSVILYLAAIYEKKQSYIDEFGRGAMPPVVFTCIIVVLVMLQPDLGTAFIIAMIATAMIVCSGMALKSIMRLVGVAFGMMTILSPIIILKKDTIFNEARLSRFVGFTDPFADELYSGFQLVNSYIAIGSGGLSGLGLGESVQKYGYLPESHTDFIMAIISEELGIFGVLFVLTLLAFIVLKGLAIARKCEDAFGSLIAIGISSMIAIQTGVNLGGLTGLIPITGVTLPFISYGGSSLLLLMLSMGILVNVSMFVNYREEYKEKKGLQPVNSKHKGYTI, encoded by the coding sequence ATGTTTAAAAAAATCATGAAATCTTATGATTATACGTTAATACTGGCTATTTTTTTGCTTTGTATATTTGGCCTGATTATGGTGTATAGTTCAAGTATGATCACAGCAGTTGCTAGATATGACTTGCCGAGTGATTTCTTTTTTAAAAAACAATTAAATGCACTCATTATTGGTACGGTCGCATTTTTACTAACGATGTTTATCCCTTATCGCATATACTTAGATGGTAAATTTCTACGATTGTTATTTTTTGGATCAATTTTACTCTTAAGCTTACTTTTCATTTTTGGTCACGTTGCAGGAGGAGCTCAAAGTTGGTTCCAATTGTTTGGACGAGCTATTCAGCCTGGTGAATTCGTTAAGTTATCCGTAATCCTCTACTTAGCGGCTATTTATGAAAAGAAACAATCTTACATAGATGAATTCGGAAGAGGGGCTATGCCGCCAGTTGTATTTACGTGCATCATCGTTGTACTTGTCATGTTGCAACCAGACTTAGGTACGGCGTTTATTATTGCCATGATTGCAACCGCAATGATCGTTTGTTCAGGAATGGCCTTAAAAAGCATTATGAGACTTGTTGGCGTTGCCTTTGGTATGATGACAATTTTAAGTCCAATTATTATTTTAAAAAAGGATACGATTTTTAACGAGGCAAGGCTGTCTCGCTTTGTAGGCTTCACGGATCCTTTTGCAGATGAATTATATTCGGGGTTCCAACTCGTGAATTCTTATATAGCAATTGGCTCAGGTGGATTAAGTGGACTAGGGTTAGGTGAAAGTGTACAAAAGTATGGTTACTTACCTGAATCACATACTGACTTTATTATGGCTATTATTTCGGAAGAGCTTGGAATTTTTGGGGTTCTTTTTGTTTTAACCTTGCTTGCGTTTATTGTTTTGAAGGGATTAGCTATTGCTCGGAAGTGTGAGGATGCGTTCGGTTCGTTAATTGCCATTGGAATCTCAAGTATGATTGCTATTCAAACAGGCGTTAATTTAGGCGGACTCACAGGCCTAATTCCGATTACTGGTGTTACGCTTCCGTTTATCAGTTATGGAGGTTCATCTTTACTTTTGTTAATGCTATCCATGGGGATTTTAGTCAATGTGTCCATGTTTGTTAATTATCGAGAAGAATATAAAGAGAAAAAAGGTTTGCAACCTGTAAATTCAAAACATAAAGGATATACTATTTAA
- a CDS encoding YlaI family protein translates to MRVKCSLCDKIQTIDDETLLAKRLRNRPIHTYMCENCHERIARRTKERIATGNFKLYRDKKLEDHWS, encoded by the coding sequence ATGAGAGTTAAATGTTCTTTATGTGATAAAATTCAAACGATTGATGACGAAACGCTTTTAGCTAAACGGCTGCGAAACCGTCCTATTCATACATATATGTGCGAAAATTGTCACGAGCGGATCGCAAGACGAACAAAGGAGCGAATTGCTACGGGCAATTTCAAGCTTTATCGTGACAAAAAATTAGAAGACCATTGGTCATAA
- a CDS encoding pyridoxamine 5'-phosphate oxidase family protein, whose translation MANNNIETSLIDPLFDHLQQERYVTISTIDHETGAPNVSAISWVFAPDRERVYICVDNRSRIVENIRNHPSSVITLWANETTYAVLGHTHVKVEKLEGVPLKLALLEMRISEVRDVMFYGSKIAQVPTYEKTYDEKAAAKLDQQVLDAMKKA comes from the coding sequence ATGGCGAATAACAATATTGAAACGTCGCTAATCGATCCATTATTCGATCATCTGCAACAAGAACGATATGTCACGATATCGACTATTGATCATGAGACAGGTGCGCCGAACGTATCGGCTATTTCTTGGGTATTTGCTCCTGACCGTGAGCGTGTTTATATTTGTGTTGATAACCGTTCACGAATTGTAGAGAACATTCGAAACCATCCGTCTAGCGTGATCACATTGTGGGCAAATGAAACTACATATGCCGTTTTAGGACACACGCATGTGAAGGTTGAAAAGCTTGAAGGTGTACCGCTTAAGCTAGCTCTATTAGAAATGCGTATTTCTGAAGTGCGTGATGTCATGTTTTACGGTTCGAAAATTGCACAAGTACCAACATACGAAAAAACTTATGATGAAAAAGCTGCCGCAAAGCTGGACCAGCAAGTATTAGATGCAATGAAAAAAGCTTAG
- a CDS encoding YlaH-like family protein → MDVQQRLSFFAALFKVDEQPDLGMWMLYITILVLSIVVYKLGFAKKLPILKSAIIYFFLALGCSVLTFLGVFLPVAEGLVVAALILIIYKIRLYRTKKEEREANS, encoded by the coding sequence ATGGACGTTCAACAACGACTCTCCTTTTTTGCAGCGTTGTTTAAAGTAGATGAGCAACCAGACCTTGGAATGTGGATGCTTTATATTACAATTTTAGTTCTATCAATTGTCGTATACAAACTTGGCTTTGCTAAAAAGTTACCGATTTTAAAATCAGCCATCATTTATTTCTTTTTAGCGCTTGGCTGTTCGGTTTTAACGTTTTTAGGAGTTTTTCTACCGGTAGCAGAAGGGTTAGTCGTTGCCGCCCTCATTTTAATTATTTATAAAATCCGCCTATATCGAACGAAAAAGGAGGAAAGAGAAGCGAACTCATGA
- a CDS encoding PhoH family protein has protein sequence MGKVYVLDTNVLLQDPNAIYSFHDNEVVIPAVVLEEVDSKKRYMDEIGRNARQVSKLIDRMREIGRLHERIPLPNGGSLRIELNHRSFHQLQDIFVEKTNDNRILAVAKNLSLEEESKADGRTVILVSKDALVRVKADALGLVAEDFLSDRVTTVDHIYTGFLDLYISGENLSRFYENNELVLSEITNHPFYPNQFILMKDALGGSASAIGIVDKSGKKVKRLVFDYDHIWGIRPRNVQQTMALELLLRTDLPLVTLIGKAGTGKTLLALAAGLMQTEDLGEYKKLLVARPIVPVGKDLGFLPGEKQEKLRPWMQPIFDNLEFLFNTKKPGELDAILAGMGSIEVEALTYIRGRSIPEQFIIIDEAQNLTKHEVKTILTRVGERSKIVLMGDPAQIDHPYLDEYNNGLTYVVEKFKDQSIAGHIKLIKGERSGLAQLAADLL, from the coding sequence TTGGGCAAGGTCTACGTGTTAGATACGAATGTACTGTTGCAAGACCCGAATGCCATTTATTCCTTTCACGACAATGAAGTCGTAATACCCGCTGTTGTACTAGAAGAAGTAGACTCAAAAAAACGATATATGGATGAAATTGGTAGAAATGCAAGGCAAGTATCCAAGTTGATTGATCGAATGCGTGAAATTGGTAGACTTCACGAACGAATACCTCTTCCAAACGGAGGGTCCCTTCGCATTGAACTAAATCATCGGTCTTTTCATCAACTTCAAGATATTTTTGTTGAAAAAACGAATGATAACCGAATTTTGGCTGTGGCAAAAAATTTGTCTTTGGAAGAAGAATCGAAAGCCGACGGTAGGACCGTAATATTGGTGAGTAAAGATGCCCTCGTTCGAGTAAAAGCGGATGCTCTCGGATTAGTTGCGGAAGACTTTTTAAGCGACCGTGTAACAACTGTTGACCACATTTATACAGGCTTCTTAGACCTTTACATAAGTGGTGAAAATTTGAGCCGCTTTTACGAAAATAATGAATTGGTGCTATCTGAAATCACAAATCACCCTTTTTACCCGAATCAATTTATTTTAATGAAAGATGCGCTTGGGGGATCCGCATCGGCCATAGGAATTGTAGATAAATCGGGTAAAAAAGTGAAAAGGCTCGTATTTGATTACGATCATATATGGGGGATTCGACCACGTAATGTGCAGCAAACGATGGCTTTAGAATTATTGCTTCGGACCGATTTACCTCTCGTCACGTTAATCGGAAAGGCTGGAACAGGAAAAACACTTCTTGCATTAGCTGCTGGGCTGATGCAAACGGAAGATTTAGGTGAATACAAAAAATTGCTCGTTGCTCGACCAATCGTACCGGTTGGAAAAGATCTTGGCTTTCTGCCAGGTGAGAAACAAGAAAAATTAAGGCCTTGGATGCAACCGATATTCGATAACTTAGAGTTTTTATTTAATACGAAAAAGCCAGGGGAGCTCGATGCTATTTTAGCAGGCATGGGATCGATTGAAGTTGAAGCATTGACGTATATAAGAGGGAGAAGCATTCCAGAACAATTTATTATTATCGATGAAGCGCAAAATTTAACGAAGCATGAGGTGAAAACTATTTTAACGAGGGTAGGAGAAAGAAGTAAAATTGTCCTCATGGGGGATCCTGCCCAAATAGACCACCCGTATTTAGATGAATACAATAACGGATTAACATATGTAGTTGAGAAATTTAAAGACCAATCAATCGCGGGGCATATTAAATTGATTAAAGGAGAAAGATCTGGACTCGCTCAATTAGCAGCGGATCTGCTCTAA
- a CDS encoding YlaN family protein: protein MASETAINHREKALALLKADAEKIMKLIKVQMDNLTMPQCPLYEEVLDTQMFGLSREIDFAVRLGLIKEEEGKSLLDTLERELSALHEAFTSK from the coding sequence TTGGCGTCTGAGACTGCGATTAATCACCGTGAGAAAGCCTTAGCACTCCTAAAGGCAGATGCTGAAAAAATAATGAAATTAATTAAAGTGCAAATGGATAATTTAACGATGCCTCAATGTCCTCTATACGAAGAGGTTTTAGATACACAAATGTTCGGTTTATCACGTGAAATCGATTTTGCTGTAAGACTTGGCTTAATTAAAGAAGAAGAAGGAAAATCGTTATTGGATACACTTGAGCGTGAATTATCAGCACTGCATGAGGCATTTACGAGTAAATAA
- a CDS encoding DUF5325 family protein, giving the protein MKKEKVVLLLFAFLAAFCMVLIGFAIGAKSLVGIILSIVAVIAVFGFGFSYKKKLREKGLL; this is encoded by the coding sequence ATGAAAAAAGAGAAAGTTGTTCTTCTTCTTTTTGCCTTTTTAGCTGCATTCTGTATGGTATTAATCGGGTTTGCCATCGGTGCCAAAAGTTTAGTCGGAATCATCTTATCAATAGTAGCTGTAATTGCTGTATTCGGCTTCGGCTTTTCATATAAAAAGAAGCTCCGTGAAAAAGGGCTATTATAA
- the glsA gene encoding glutaminase A produces MICQNDNHLTQLVNKAKTLTKNGKVADYIPALAEANKADLSIAIYSVEGACLKAGEVQTTFTLQSISKVLSLALVLMDHGQEYVFNRVGMEPTGDPFNSIAKLETIKPSKPLNPMINAGALAVTNMIKGKTKDEKIERLLAFIQTLTNNSSVSVCERVARSEFNHAWLNRSMCYFLKEHGIIEGDVEALMEVYTKQCAIEMNCYDLAKIGAVLALNGVHPDTKEQVIPERIARLCKTFMVTCGMYNASGEFAIKVGIPAKSGVAGGILAIVPNKYGIGVYGPALDERGNSIAGCKLLEMISEEHSLSIF; encoded by the coding sequence ATGATCTGTCAAAACGACAACCATTTAACACAGCTAGTTAATAAAGCGAAAACGTTAACGAAGAATGGAAAAGTGGCCGACTATATTCCTGCCTTAGCAGAAGCCAACAAGGCCGACTTATCCATCGCCATTTACTCTGTTGAAGGGGCTTGTTTAAAAGCCGGGGAAGTACAGACGACTTTTACTCTCCAGAGCATTTCCAAAGTATTATCGCTAGCCTTAGTATTAATGGATCATGGACAAGAGTACGTATTTAATCGTGTAGGAATGGAACCGACAGGAGATCCGTTTAATTCCATTGCAAAATTAGAGACGATCAAGCCTTCAAAGCCATTAAATCCGATGATCAATGCTGGTGCATTGGCGGTGACAAATATGATAAAAGGGAAGACAAAAGATGAGAAGATTGAACGATTGCTTGCTTTTATTCAAACATTGACCAATAACTCGTCCGTTTCCGTCTGTGAGCGAGTTGCGAGGTCTGAATTTAACCATGCCTGGTTAAACAGATCCATGTGTTATTTTTTAAAAGAACACGGGATCATCGAAGGGGATGTAGAAGCGTTAATGGAAGTTTATACGAAGCAATGTGCCATTGAAATGAATTGTTATGACCTGGCCAAAATAGGGGCCGTTCTAGCTTTAAACGGGGTACATCCGGATACGAAAGAGCAAGTTATCCCTGAACGAATAGCCCGTCTTTGCAAAACCTTTATGGTCACTTGTGGAATGTATAACGCTTCTGGTGAGTTTGCAATAAAAGTTGGAATCCCAGCAAAAAGTGGGGTAGCGGGTGGTATATTGGCGATTGTTCCGAATAAGTATGGGATAGGAGTTTATGGTCCGGCACTCGATGAAAGAGGAAATAGCATAGCGGGTTGTAAATTATTAGAGATGATTTCTGAGGAACATTCTCTCAGTATATTTTAA
- a CDS encoding UPF0223 family protein yields MDYSYPISLDWSTQEIIDVIKFFENIEKAYEKGISREDMLTSYRRFKEIVPSKAEEKKIFAEFQEVSNYSSYHVVKKTREAEDGTFIKMT; encoded by the coding sequence ATGGATTATTCATACCCAATTTCATTAGATTGGTCTACACAAGAAATTATCGATGTCATTAAGTTTTTCGAAAACATCGAAAAGGCATATGAAAAGGGCATTTCAAGAGAAGATATGTTAACGTCTTACCGTAGATTTAAGGAAATTGTCCCTAGTAAAGCAGAAGAAAAAAAGATTTTTGCAGAATTTCAAGAAGTAAGCAATTATTCTTCGTATCATGTTGTGAAAAAAACACGTGAAGCGGAAGATGGAACGTTTATTAAAATGACGTAA
- a CDS encoding YktB family protein codes for MSFNGFLEQDFETFHIEGLEERMEAIQERIRPKFQAIGDILTHDLSTKIGNEMYLHIAKHARRTKNPPKDTWLAISHHKRGYKQHPHFQVGLWDDHVFLWLAFIYEAPNKTEIAQTFLHEIDFVKKTIPETFMISKDHTKNEAFPMNEDTLTKTLERFRDVKKGEFLVGRQIAKNDPILKDPDAFLKMTVDTFQQLIPLYKLSYETIYTS; via the coding sequence ATGTCATTTAATGGGTTTTTAGAACAAGATTTTGAAACGTTTCATATTGAAGGTCTTGAAGAACGGATGGAAGCGATTCAGGAACGGATTCGACCAAAGTTCCAAGCGATTGGGGACATTTTAACACATGACCTTTCGACAAAGATTGGCAATGAGATGTATTTGCACATCGCCAAGCACGCAAGAAGAACGAAAAATCCACCGAAAGATACATGGTTAGCCATTTCTCATCATAAACGCGGATACAAACAGCATCCTCATTTTCAGGTCGGTTTATGGGATGATCATGTCTTTTTATGGCTTGCCTTCATCTACGAAGCACCTAATAAGACAGAGATTGCTCAAACCTTCCTACATGAAATAGATTTTGTAAAAAAGACGATCCCAGAGACGTTTATGATTTCAAAGGATCATACGAAAAACGAAGCATTTCCAATGAATGAGGATACATTGACTAAAACGTTAGAACGTTTTCGCGATGTGAAAAAAGGAGAATTTTTAGTAGGTCGACAAATTGCAAAGAACGATCCGATATTAAAAGATCCAGATGCGTTTTTAAAAATGACGGTAGATACATTCCAGCAACTCATACCTTTATATAAACTATCATATGAGACAATTTACACTTCATGA